A genomic window from Cloacibacillus evryensis DSM 19522 includes:
- a CDS encoding cobalamin B12-binding domain-containing protein, whose protein sequence is MDRKIRVVVAKPGLDGHDRGAKVIARAFRDAGMEVIYTGLRQTPEQIVATAIQEDADAIGISILSGAHEYCFKAIIDLLKEKNAEDIIVFGGGVIPETDYPTLLGFGAGAIFGPGTPTSETIEWLEKAVAEKRAKEA, encoded by the coding sequence ATGGACCGTAAAATTCGCGTAGTTGTTGCGAAACCCGGACTTGACGGCCACGATCGTGGCGCGAAGGTCATAGCAAGAGCATTCAGAGACGCCGGCATGGAGGTCATTTACACCGGACTCCGCCAGACGCCGGAACAGATAGTTGCCACAGCGATCCAGGAAGACGCTGACGCGATCGGCATCAGCATCCTTTCGGGAGCGCATGAGTACTGCTTTAAAGCCATCATCGATCTTCTCAAAGAGAAGAACGCGGAAGACATCATCGTCTTCGGCGGCGGAGTCATCCCCGAGACCGACTATCCTACGCTTCTCGGCTTCGGCGCGGGCGCGATCTTCGGCCCCGGAACGCCGACCTCGGAGACGATCGAGTGGCTCGAAAAGGCAGTAGCCGAAAAGAGAGCGAAAGAGGCGTAA
- a CDS encoding MFS transporter — protein sequence MIETQFSLLAKRRFLPLFLTQFLGAFNDNLFKSALVILITFRLAETYNVNAQIMITAVAGLFILPFFLFSSLAGQIADKYEKSFLIRIIKLVEIILMCLTAAAFETMHLWWLIFLLFCMGTQSTFFGPLKFSILPQLLNDDELVAGNGLVNAGTNIAILTGTLCGGLFILSPLGRHYISAGVVGVAVAGYAASRFIPTAEPSSPGLRIDRNLFRSTWEMLVYPFCNRDVFRSIIGISWFWFLGSVFLAQFPSFAKDALGGDEQVSTLFLVLFSVGVGAGATFCNKLLKGRVSGKYLSCSLIGMSLFIVMLYIFSAAAPAGGELISALQFIRGPRAAGIVFAMFMIAACGGLYSVPMYAMMQRMTPESHMARVIASLNIIDSLGMVAAAMLTALMISAGVSISGIFLSMAFLNLLMLPLTIKLSRISYD from the coding sequence GTGATAGAAACACAATTCTCCCTCCTTGCGAAGCGCCGCTTTCTGCCGCTCTTCCTGACGCAGTTTCTCGGGGCCTTCAACGACAACCTCTTTAAGAGCGCGCTTGTGATCCTCATCACCTTCCGCCTTGCGGAGACCTACAACGTCAACGCGCAGATCATGATCACGGCGGTGGCGGGACTGTTCATCCTGCCGTTCTTTCTCTTCTCGTCCCTCGCCGGGCAGATCGCCGACAAATACGAGAAGTCGTTCCTCATCCGCATAATAAAGCTTGTAGAGATAATCCTCATGTGCCTTACGGCGGCGGCCTTTGAGACGATGCACCTGTGGTGGCTGATCTTCCTGCTATTCTGTATGGGGACGCAGTCTACCTTTTTCGGCCCGCTGAAGTTCAGCATCCTGCCCCAGCTTCTTAATGACGATGAACTGGTGGCCGGCAACGGCCTGGTAAACGCGGGAACTAATATCGCGATACTGACGGGGACGCTTTGCGGCGGCCTCTTTATCCTCTCCCCGCTTGGGCGGCACTACATATCGGCCGGCGTCGTCGGCGTGGCCGTCGCCGGATATGCCGCGAGCCGCTTCATACCGACGGCGGAGCCCTCCTCCCCCGGGCTGCGGATCGACCGCAACCTCTTCCGCTCCACCTGGGAGATGCTCGTCTATCCGTTCTGCAACAGGGACGTCTTTCGTTCGATAATCGGCATCAGTTGGTTCTGGTTCCTCGGTTCGGTCTTCCTCGCGCAGTTTCCCTCCTTCGCCAAAGACGCGCTCGGCGGCGACGAACAGGTCTCGACCCTCTTTCTCGTCCTCTTCTCCGTCGGCGTCGGCGCGGGCGCGACCTTCTGCAACAAGCTGCTCAAGGGACGCGTCTCCGGAAAGTACCTCTCCTGCAGCCTTATCGGAATGAGCCTGTTCATAGTGATGCTCTATATATTCAGCGCAGCCGCGCCCGCGGGAGGCGAATTGATCTCGGCCCTGCAGTTCATACGCGGGCCGCGGGCCGCGGGCATCGTCTTCGCGATGTTTATGATCGCCGCCTGCGGCGGTCTCTACAGCGTGCCGATGTACGCGATGATGCAGAGGATGACGCCGGAGTCGCACATGGCGCGTGTCATCGCCTCCCTCAATATAATTGATTCTCTCGGGATGGTGGCGGCCGCCATGCTTACGGCGCTGATGATTTCCGCCGGCGTGTCCATATCGGGGATATTTCTTTCCATGGCCTTTCTCAACCTGCTGATGCTGCCGCTGACGATAAAATTATCGAGGATAAGCTATGACTGA
- the mce gene encoding methylmalonyl-CoA epimerase: MEIKNVDHIGVAVKSIDEALKFWEDTLGVKCHGIEEVAEQRVKTAFLPIDDTEFELLEGTTEDSPVSKFIEKNGQGIQHVAVRVADIEAALAELKEKGVRLIDEKPRIGAGGAKIAFVHPKASGGVLLELCQRD, translated from the coding sequence ATGGAAATCAAAAACGTAGACCATATCGGAGTCGCCGTAAAGAGTATCGACGAAGCCCTTAAATTCTGGGAAGATACTCTCGGCGTGAAGTGCCACGGAATAGAGGAAGTCGCCGAACAGAGAGTCAAGACGGCCTTCCTGCCCATCGACGACACGGAGTTCGAGCTCCTTGAGGGGACGACCGAGGACAGCCCGGTATCAAAATTCATCGAAAAGAACGGACAGGGCATCCAGCATGTCGCGGTCAGAGTCGCCGATATCGAAGCGGCGCTCGCCGAGCTCAAGGAAAAGGGCGTCCGCCTCATCGATGAAAAACCGCGTATCGGCGCGGGCGGCGCGAAGATCGCCTTCGTTCACCCGAAGGCCAGCGGCGGAGTGCTTCTCGAACTCTGCCAGCGCGATTAA
- a CDS encoding DUF3298 and DUF4163 domain-containing protein, which translates to MKYLRGTAAAFAAALLLGAAMTASAKEADVRFETLSTYSSEFRGFEAKIVTPVVTGLAVSAVQNELNDSFMQRARKLTADYENDVGEMMKDDPEFQGHMGVVLDYKVRTDNGKVLAVDLYEMNIAGSSSTVHSFYNFDKRSGKLIELGELFNGKADYTKVINNYIIGEMRRRNKKEKGIFWIAPQDEQGFRSIKPKQNFFINDKGNIVICFDKYEVAPGAAGSPEFELPRKVVGPYLAK; encoded by the coding sequence ATGAAATATCTCAGAGGGACCGCGGCGGCGTTTGCGGCGGCGCTTCTGCTGGGAGCGGCCATGACGGCCTCCGCCAAGGAGGCCGATGTGCGTTTCGAGACGCTGAGCACCTACAGCTCCGAATTTCGCGGGTTTGAGGCAAAGATCGTCACTCCCGTCGTCACAGGCCTGGCCGTCTCCGCCGTACAGAACGAGCTGAACGATTCCTTCATGCAGCGGGCCCGCAAGCTGACAGCCGATTACGAGAATGACGTCGGCGAGATGATGAAGGACGACCCAGAGTTTCAGGGACACATGGGCGTCGTGCTCGACTACAAAGTCCGCACGGACAACGGGAAAGTGCTCGCGGTCGATCTCTATGAGATGAATATCGCCGGTTCATCATCTACGGTGCATTCCTTTTACAACTTCGACAAGAGGAGCGGCAAGCTGATCGAGCTCGGCGAACTTTTCAACGGCAAAGCCGATTACACAAAGGTGATCAACAACTATATCATCGGCGAGATGCGCCGCCGCAACAAAAAGGAAAAGGGCATCTTCTGGATAGCGCCGCAGGACGAACAGGGGTTCCGCTCGATAAAGCCTAAGCAGAACTTTTTCATAAACGACAAGGGCAACATCGTCATCTGCTTCGATAAATACGAGGTCGCCCCGGGAGCCGCGGGCAGCCCGGAGTTTGAGCTGCCGCGAAAGGTCGTCGGGCCCTATCTCGCAAAATAG
- the nhaC gene encoding Na+/H+ antiporter NhaC encodes MEQVKEPKIPSLGLSILVFLAVAVMIAAAVLVWETDIHIVLIFGALLAGLVGVFYLGNPYSKIEKGIIDGIMVGMQACLILYTVGPLVGTWICSGVVPSMIYYGLSILSPSIFLLATLIICSIVSLATGTSWGTAGTVGIALLGIALGLGVPAPLTVGIIISGGYFGDKMSPLSDTTNLAPGVAGTDLFQHIRAMCWTSGPTYAIVVCITLFLGFQYSQGDLDYTKIEALKTILASEFWISPISLIAPLAVIVLSAMRKPALPALWVGVFIAVVFALVQGTNFGDILNIMQNGYVPMLSAEIAGTGEDAAALAKILADNSISLDPKIALEAANDIVSLMERGGLQSMNWTISLILCAFTFGSTMDVCGFLKVMLQAIMKPIKSVGGMITAVILSCFVCDIFLGDQYLAIAMPGTMFKSEFDKSGLHPRMLSRSLEDAGTLLSVLVPWNTCGAYHAGVLGVPTFEYLPYAFFNYLNPIVAIVMTFMGIGIFWRGKNGEPVKGGKTRPAELGPKVDL; translated from the coding sequence ATGGAACAGGTCAAGGAACCGAAAATACCATCGTTGGGTTTATCTATTCTGGTTTTTCTCGCAGTTGCGGTTATGATTGCGGCGGCTGTTCTGGTATGGGAGACTGATATTCATATCGTTCTCATCTTCGGCGCGCTTCTCGCCGGTCTTGTCGGAGTATTTTATCTCGGAAATCCCTATTCAAAGATCGAGAAGGGAATCATTGACGGCATCATGGTCGGCATGCAGGCCTGCCTTATCCTTTATACGGTCGGCCCGCTCGTCGGTACCTGGATCTGCAGCGGCGTCGTGCCGAGCATGATCTACTACGGGCTGTCGATACTCTCGCCGTCGATCTTCCTTCTCGCGACGCTCATCATTTGCTCCATCGTCTCGCTTGCCACAGGAACCTCGTGGGGCACGGCGGGAACGGTAGGCATCGCCCTTCTCGGCATTGCTCTCGGCCTCGGAGTCCCGGCGCCGCTGACGGTCGGCATCATCATTTCCGGCGGTTATTTCGGCGACAAGATGTCCCCCCTCTCCGACACGACGAACCTCGCCCCGGGCGTGGCCGGCACCGACCTCTTCCAGCATATCCGCGCGATGTGCTGGACCTCGGGCCCGACATACGCCATCGTCGTCTGCATCACGCTCTTCCTCGGGTTCCAGTATTCGCAGGGAGATTTGGATTATACGAAGATCGAGGCGCTTAAAACCATCCTCGCCAGTGAATTCTGGATCAGCCCGATATCGCTGATCGCCCCGCTCGCGGTCATCGTCCTCTCGGCGATGCGCAAGCCCGCCCTGCCCGCACTCTGGGTCGGCGTTTTCATCGCCGTCGTTTTTGCCCTTGTACAGGGAACGAACTTCGGCGATATCCTCAATATCATGCAGAACGGCTATGTCCCGATGCTCTCGGCGGAGATCGCCGGGACCGGCGAAGACGCTGCGGCGCTTGCGAAGATACTCGCCGACAACAGCATCAGCCTTGACCCGAAGATCGCCCTCGAGGCGGCCAACGACATCGTCTCCCTTATGGAACGCGGCGGCCTCCAGTCGATGAACTGGACGATCTCCCTCATCCTCTGCGCCTTCACCTTCGGTTCGACGATGGATGTCTGCGGATTCCTCAAGGTCATGCTCCAGGCGATCATGAAGCCGATCAAGTCCGTCGGCGGAATGATCACGGCGGTCATCCTCTCCTGCTTCGTCTGCGACATCTTCCTCGGCGACCAGTACCTTGCGATCGCGATGCCGGGAACGATGTTCAAGAGTGAATTCGATAAATCCGGACTTCACCCGAGGATGCTCTCCCGCTCGCTCGAAGACGCCGGCACGCTCCTCTCCGTCCTCGTTCCGTGGAACACCTGCGGAGCCTACCACGCCGGAGTTCTCGGAGTGCCGACCTTTGAATATCTGCCTTACGCTTTCTTCAACTACCTGAACCCGATCGTGGCCATCGTGATGACCTTCATGGGCATAGGCATCTTCTGGCGCGGCAAGAACGGCGAACCTGTGAAGGGCGGAAAGACGCGTCCCGCGGAGCTTGGCCCGAAGGTCGATCTTTAG
- a CDS encoding class II aldolase/adducin family protein, with product MTDLEIRKDIIETARRMLEKGLVQGTGGNFSVRCEEGFIITPSGMDYATLTSGDLPKLSPGGAVLEGERRPSIEKELHREVYLARRDVCAVVHTHSVYATAAAAMRLPLPVLTDNQAVLFGGPVPVAEYAPIGTPELARGTARALGDGAGVLMANHGALCVGATLREAAQRCEMLEIFAKIFFLTKSCGGGVCLTAEQAGSEAADLAERYGQR from the coding sequence ATGACTGATCTTGAAATAAGAAAAGATATCATCGAAACCGCCCGCCGGATGCTGGAAAAGGGCCTTGTGCAGGGGACCGGAGGCAATTTCAGCGTCCGCTGCGAAGAGGGGTTCATAATAACGCCCAGCGGGATGGATTACGCGACGCTCACGTCCGGAGATCTGCCGAAGCTGTCGCCAGGCGGAGCCGTGCTTGAGGGCGAACGCCGCCCCTCTATTGAAAAAGAGCTCCACCGGGAGGTCTACCTCGCGCGCCGTGACGTATGCGCCGTCGTCCATACCCATTCCGTCTACGCGACCGCCGCCGCCGCGATGCGCCTCCCGCTTCCGGTCCTGACCGACAACCAGGCCGTGCTGTTCGGAGGTCCCGTCCCCGTTGCGGAATACGCGCCGATCGGCACGCCGGAGCTCGCGCGCGGCACGGCAAGGGCGCTGGGAGATGGAGCCGGCGTGCTGATGGCCAACCACGGAGCGCTCTGTGTCGGAGCGACGCTCCGCGAGGCGGCCCAGAGATGCGAGATGCTGGAAATATTCGCGAAGATATTCTTCCTCACGAAGAGCTGCGGCGGGGGAGTCTGCCTCACCGCGGAGCAGGCCGGCAGCGAGGCGGCCGACCTGGCGGAACGTTACGGCCAGCGCTGA
- a CDS encoding FprA family A-type flavoprotein yields MQQAIKVTDSIYWIGGNDRETDLFEGLWELPRGVAYNAYFINDEKCAIIDTIKADKLSAYMERLVSIMPEGRSIDYLVVNHMEPDHSGSISILRKLYPEMKILGNKKTLEMIGAFYGITEGLVEVKEGDVIDLGRHKLTFAMIPMVHWPESMVAYETTEKVLFSTDAFGGFCALEGGIFDDELDMALYEDETLRYFANIVGRYSGPAQKAIAKVRALDLKIICPAHGPILRSNPRHIVDLYDKWSSHNTDEGIVVVYGSMYGNTKFMTDTIARAACEAGVKDVIVHDASRSNLSYIVRDIWKYRGLVLGSCTYNTELYPPMATLCRALKNKMMKNRVLGICGSYSWSKGALAELQVFAEQGGDWKLVEPTIEVKSSPTEADLELCRELGRNMAEAVKAAEAK; encoded by the coding sequence ATGCAGCAGGCAATCAAGGTAACGGATTCTATATATTGGATAGGCGGCAACGACCGCGAGACCGACCTCTTCGAGGGGCTTTGGGAACTTCCCAGAGGCGTGGCTTACAACGCCTATTTCATCAACGACGAAAAGTGCGCGATCATCGACACGATCAAGGCCGACAAGCTCTCCGCCTATATGGAGCGGCTCGTCTCGATCATGCCGGAGGGGCGTTCCATCGACTACCTCGTCGTCAACCACATGGAGCCCGACCATTCCGGATCGATCAGCATCCTCCGCAAGCTCTATCCGGAGATGAAGATCCTCGGCAACAAAAAGACACTTGAGATGATAGGCGCCTTTTACGGCATCACAGAGGGGCTGGTGGAGGTAAAAGAGGGCGACGTTATCGACCTCGGACGCCATAAGCTGACCTTCGCGATGATACCGATGGTCCACTGGCCGGAGAGCATGGTGGCCTATGAGACGACGGAAAAGGTGCTCTTTTCCACCGACGCTTTCGGCGGCTTCTGCGCGCTTGAGGGCGGCATCTTCGACGACGAGCTCGATATGGCGCTCTACGAGGACGAGACGCTGCGCTACTTCGCAAACATCGTCGGCCGCTACTCCGGTCCGGCGCAGAAGGCGATCGCGAAGGTCCGCGCGCTCGACCTGAAAATAATATGCCCGGCGCACGGCCCGATCCTCCGCTCGAACCCTAGGCACATCGTCGATCTCTACGACAAGTGGAGCAGCCACAATACCGACGAGGGCATCGTCGTCGTATACGGTTCGATGTACGGCAATACGAAATTCATGACGGACACCATCGCGCGCGCCGCCTGCGAGGCCGGAGTGAAGGACGTCATCGTACACGACGCCTCGCGCTCCAACCTCTCGTATATCGTGCGCGACATCTGGAAATACCGCGGCCTCGTCCTCGGCAGCTGCACATACAACACAGAGCTCTACCCGCCGATGGCGACGCTCTGCCGCGCGCTGAAAAACAAGATGATGAAAAACCGCGTTCTCGGCATCTGCGGTTCCTACAGTTGGAGCAAGGGGGCCCTCGCCGAGCTGCAGGTCTTTGCGGAACAGGGCGGCGACTGGAAACTCGTAGAACCGACGATAGAGGTCAAATCCTCCCCGACCGAGGCCGATCTCGAACTCTGCCGCGAGCTCGGCAGGAATATGGCCGAGGCCGTAAAAGCCGCCGAGGCTAAATAG
- a CDS encoding glycosyltransferase family 2 protein, with protein MDKTELFYWLIWWGWWLVQFVLYILLGALMCDGVYQIIVSLRGFWSQKKMPQAKRYRRFAVLVPAHNEAMVIVPLLKSLAGQNYPKNCYKVYASCDNCTDNTAELARENGAVALERFDDEHNGKTWNVRWALTKIPFEEYDALAMFDADNLAEHNFLMAMNNYMELHPEAEAIQGVLDVKNPDDNWLTRSYALAYWFTNRFWQLARGLWGLSCTLGGTGLVIRTATLERIGWNLQSLTEDLEMSTRLILSGSRVHWNDAAVIYDEKPQDMAVSKRQRTRWMQGHYWVFWTYGWDSLKAFFVTRRLQYLDLFLYLLAPAKSCLGIIIMIAGMAFTLVNNMVLYPSSDIPQSMLEWTLFFGLPIFSIIAFCLLCAIAGPSMHEKKFTLRYVKDTFAYFWFGLTWIPILFKAAFLAKDQGKWVKTEHTRGISLDDVKPKS; from the coding sequence ATGGATAAGACGGAACTTTTTTATTGGCTGATATGGTGGGGCTGGTGGCTGGTCCAGTTCGTCCTCTACATATTGCTGGGAGCTCTGATGTGCGACGGCGTATATCAGATAATAGTCAGCCTGCGCGGTTTCTGGAGCCAGAAAAAAATGCCCCAGGCAAAGCGTTACCGCCGCTTTGCGGTGCTGGTCCCCGCCCACAACGAGGCGATGGTCATCGTGCCGCTTCTCAAAAGCCTGGCGGGACAGAATTACCCGAAGAACTGTTACAAGGTCTACGCCTCCTGCGACAACTGCACCGACAACACCGCGGAGCTTGCGCGCGAGAACGGCGCCGTGGCGCTGGAACGCTTCGACGACGAACACAACGGCAAGACCTGGAACGTGCGCTGGGCGCTGACGAAGATACCGTTTGAGGAATACGACGCCCTCGCGATGTTCGACGCCGACAACCTCGCCGAGCACAACTTCCTGATGGCGATGAACAACTACATGGAGCTGCACCCGGAGGCCGAGGCCATCCAGGGCGTGCTGGACGTGAAAAACCCTGACGATAACTGGCTGACGCGCTCCTACGCGCTCGCCTACTGGTTCACGAACCGTTTCTGGCAGCTCGCGCGCGGCCTTTGGGGGCTCTCCTGCACGCTCGGCGGCACGGGGCTCGTCATCCGCACGGCGACGCTCGAACGTATCGGCTGGAACCTCCAGAGCCTCACGGAGGACCTTGAAATGTCGACGCGCCTCATCCTTTCCGGCAGCCGCGTCCACTGGAACGACGCCGCGGTCATCTACGACGAAAAGCCGCAGGACATGGCCGTCTCCAAGCGCCAGCGCACGCGCTGGATGCAGGGGCACTACTGGGTCTTCTGGACTTACGGCTGGGATTCTTTGAAGGCTTTCTTTGTAACGCGCAGGCTGCAGTACCTCGACCTCTTCCTCTATCTGCTCGCGCCCGCGAAGTCCTGTCTCGGCATCATCATCATGATCGCCGGCATGGCCTTTACCCTCGTGAACAACATGGTGCTCTATCCCTCGTCGGATATCCCGCAGTCGATGCTTGAATGGACGCTCTTCTTCGGACTGCCGATCTTTTCGATCATCGCCTTCTGCCTGCTCTGCGCCATCGCGGGGCCCTCGATGCATGAAAAAAAATTTACTCTGCGCTACGTGAAGGATACCTTCGCCTACTTCTGGTTCGGCCTCACCTGGATACCGATCCTCTTCAAGGCGGCCTTCCTCGCGAAGGATCAGGGCAAGTGGGTGAAGACGGAACACACGCGCGGCATCTCGCTTGACGATGTAAAGCCCAAGAGTTAA
- a CDS encoding DUF362 domain-containing protein, which yields MAKASVDQSVCVGCEACVGVCPTSAISMEDGKAHVDGDTCVECGACVATCPVSAISQ from the coding sequence ATGGCTAAAGCATCAGTTGATCAGTCGGTTTGCGTAGGCTGCGAGGCTTGCGTAGGCGTATGCCCCACATCGGCGATATCGATGGAAGACGGCAAGGCTCACGTTGACGGCGATACATGCGTGGAGTGCGGTGCCTGCGTAGCTACCTGCCCGGTAAGCGCGATTTCCCAGTAA
- a CDS encoding acyl-CoA mutase large subunit family protein, whose amino-acid sequence MFEPTQLQEVAEGKKAYEAAVAKALAKGPERKENFTTSGGIPLKRTYTPEDVNGVDYAKDLGFPGAYPYTRGVQPTMYRGRFWTMRQYAGFATAEDSNKRYRYLLSQGTTGLSVAFDLPTQIGYDSDDPMAVGECGKVGVAVDSLADAEILFGGIPLDKVSTSMTINAPASVLLSMYIAVAEKQGVPMNALSGTIQNDILKEYIARGTYIFPPKPSMRLITDIFDFCSRNIPKWNTISISGYHIREAGSTAIQEVAFTLADGIAYIEAAIKAGQDPNVFGKRLSFFFNAHNDFIEEVAKFRAARKVWARIMKERFGVTEKGAQMLRFHTQTAGCTLTAQQAENNIVRVAVQTMAAVCGGTQSLHTNSLDEALALPTDKSVRIALRTQQIVAYESGVTNIVDPLAGSYAIESLTKEIEEGAWEYIKKIDELGGMMTAIEKGYPQKNIQDSAYQYQKSIESGDRIIVGVNKFHIEEDMSERKLLKVDASVGVNQIKKLREMKENRDNVKVKSTLDAIRDGAKGDANLMPLILDAVHAYATEGEICGVLREVFGEYQENVVL is encoded by the coding sequence TTGTTCGAACCAACACAGCTCCAGGAAGTAGCAGAAGGAAAGAAGGCCTACGAGGCGGCTGTCGCCAAGGCGCTCGCCAAGGGTCCCGAGAGAAAAGAAAACTTCACCACAAGCGGCGGTATTCCTCTCAAGAGGACATACACTCCCGAAGATGTCAACGGCGTCGACTACGCCAAAGACCTTGGATTCCCGGGCGCTTATCCCTATACCCGCGGCGTCCAGCCCACCATGTACAGGGGCCGTTTCTGGACGATGCGCCAGTATGCGGGCTTTGCCACGGCGGAGGATTCCAACAAGCGTTATCGTTACCTGCTGAGCCAGGGAACGACGGGACTTTCTGTCGCGTTTGACCTTCCGACGCAGATCGGCTACGACTCGGACGACCCCATGGCGGTGGGTGAGTGCGGTAAAGTCGGCGTCGCCGTCGACAGCCTTGCCGATGCGGAGATCCTCTTCGGCGGCATCCCCCTCGACAAAGTTTCGACCTCGATGACGATCAACGCTCCCGCGTCGGTGCTTCTTTCAATGTACATCGCCGTCGCTGAAAAGCAGGGCGTGCCGATGAACGCGCTTTCGGGAACGATCCAGAACGACATCCTCAAGGAATACATCGCGCGCGGCACATATATCTTCCCTCCCAAGCCGTCGATGCGTCTCATCACCGACATTTTTGACTTCTGCTCGAGAAACATCCCGAAGTGGAACACCATCTCGATCTCCGGCTACCACATCCGTGAAGCCGGCTCCACCGCGATCCAGGAAGTGGCCTTCACGCTCGCCGACGGCATCGCCTACATCGAAGCGGCCATCAAGGCCGGACAGGACCCGAACGTATTCGGAAAGCGCCTCTCCTTCTTCTTCAACGCGCACAACGACTTTATCGAAGAGGTCGCGAAGTTCCGCGCGGCGCGCAAGGTTTGGGCACGCATCATGAAGGAGCGCTTCGGAGTCACCGAAAAGGGAGCCCAGATGCTCCGCTTCCACACGCAGACGGCCGGATGCACGCTTACCGCGCAGCAGGCGGAGAACAATATCGTCCGCGTCGCCGTTCAGACGATGGCGGCGGTATGCGGCGGCACGCAGTCGCTGCACACCAACAGCCTTGACGAAGCCCTCGCCCTGCCGACGGACAAGAGCGTCCGCATCGCCCTTCGCACGCAGCAGATCGTTGCTTACGAATCGGGCGTCACGAACATCGTCGACCCGCTTGCGGGCAGCTACGCCATCGAATCCCTTACCAAAGAGATCGAAGAGGGCGCGTGGGAATACATCAAGAAGATCGACGAGCTTGGCGGCATGATGACGGCCATCGAAAAGGGCTATCCGCAGAAGAACATCCAGGACTCGGCGTATCAGTATCAGAAATCGATCGAATCAGGCGACCGTATCATCGTCGGCGTCAACAAGTTCCATATCGAAGAGGACATGTCAGAGCGCAAACTCCTGAAGGTCGACGCAAGCGTAGGCGTAAACCAGATTAAGAAGCTCCGTGAGATGAAAGAGAACCGCGACAACGTCAAAGTCAAGTCGACACTCGACGCGATCCGCGACGGCGCGAAGGGCGACGCCAACCTCATGCCGCTCATCCTCGACGCCGTACACGCGTACGCGACAGAGGGCGAGATCTGCGGCGTGCTCCGCGAGGTCTTTGGCGAGTACCAGGAGAACGTGGTTCTTTAG